The Prochlorococcus marinus str. MIT 9301 genome window below encodes:
- the trpA gene encoding tryptophan synthase subunit alpha yields the protein MKDNKMQITKNESLSKVDEKFFDLKNNKKLALMPFIMAGDPNIEITSEILLRLQENGADLIELGIPYSDPLADGPIIQVSASRALKSGTSPRKVIKLLESLKGKLNIPIILFSYLNPLLCFGFEKFCEMASNAGVSGLIVPDLPLEEAYKFSKVVSNHSMDLILLVAPTTPFERMKQISNHTKGFTYLVSVTGVTGERNKMENRVENLIAKLKDVNSNPIAVGFGISTPEHVNKVREWGADGVIIGSAFVKRISSSSEKDVVDHVGEFCKEMRLAADQKK from the coding sequence ATGAAAGACAACAAAATGCAAATTACTAAAAATGAATCTTTATCTAAGGTAGATGAGAAGTTTTTTGACTTAAAAAATAATAAAAAATTAGCTTTGATGCCTTTTATAATGGCTGGTGATCCCAATATTGAAATCACGTCTGAGATTTTATTAAGGTTACAAGAAAACGGGGCTGACCTTATCGAATTAGGTATACCTTACAGTGACCCACTTGCAGATGGACCTATTATTCAAGTGTCGGCCTCTCGCGCCTTAAAGTCAGGTACTAGCCCGAGAAAAGTTATTAAACTTTTAGAGTCTTTAAAAGGTAAATTAAATATTCCCATCATCCTTTTTTCTTACCTAAATCCATTACTATGTTTTGGCTTTGAAAAGTTTTGTGAGATGGCATCTAATGCTGGAGTTTCAGGACTAATAGTTCCTGATCTCCCCCTAGAGGAAGCTTATAAATTTTCTAAAGTAGTTAGCAATCATTCTATGGACTTGATTTTATTGGTAGCTCCAACTACTCCTTTTGAAAGAATGAAACAAATATCTAATCATACAAAAGGCTTTACTTATTTAGTAAGTGTCACAGGTGTCACTGGTGAGAGAAATAAAATGGAAAATAGGGTAGAAAATCTTATTGCTAAATTAAAAGATGTAAATAGCAATCCAATTGCTGTTGGTTTTGGAATATCCACTCCAGAACATGTTAATAAAGTTCGTGAGTGGGGAGCAGATGGAGTAATTATTGGGAGTGCATTTGTAAAACGAATTTCTAGTTCAAGTGAAAAAGATGTCGTCGATCATGTTGGTGAATTTTGTAAGGAAATGCGTTTAGCTGCAGATCAAAAAAAATAA
- a CDS encoding NAD(P)H-quinone oxidoreductase subunit L, producing MESIFNNSFATLIAYIGIISTYLLVIPLLLFYWMNNRWNIMGKFERLGIYGLVFLFFPGLILFSPFLNLRLKGTGKG from the coding sequence ATGGAAAGTATTTTCAATAATTCATTCGCTACTTTAATTGCATATATTGGAATTATTTCTACTTATTTATTGGTTATTCCATTATTACTATTTTACTGGATGAATAATAGATGGAATATTATGGGCAAATTTGAAAGATTAGGAATTTATGGCCTCGTATTTCTTTTCTTTCCAGGTTTAATTTTATTTTCTCCATTTTTAAATCTCCGACTAAAAGGAACTGGTAAAGGGTAA
- a CDS encoding calcium/sodium antiporter, whose amino-acid sequence MNDFLFPIIEIVLGVVLLFAGGELFIQGAIFLSLILGIPQIVIGLTVVSFGTSSPELLVSLSSIFKGSDSLAASNVIGSNIFNVLVVLGISSLITPLKVKSRIVRRDVPLLMAISSAVWAMSSTGLLTLQAGIFLIFCLILNTLWEINTMNEKGEETKDAEPEIEELTDNYKGKLNILLKLILGIFLLSFGSNILVNGSQTLANLLGVNEIVIGLTIVATGTSLPELVTSIIAAFKGKTDLAIGNVVGSNLLNQLLILGSCSIFSGFKGLVIEQSLIKVDLPFMVLTTFACLPIFWSKGKITRIEGFILLNLYIFYILDKILFLNGFNFLSELRIGLFIYFALLTVFLIVQEKLKFSNS is encoded by the coding sequence ATGAATGATTTTTTATTTCCAATAATAGAAATAGTTTTAGGCGTAGTTCTACTTTTTGCGGGAGGAGAGTTATTCATCCAAGGAGCTATATTTTTATCTTTAATTTTAGGAATACCTCAAATAGTAATTGGTTTAACAGTTGTTTCTTTTGGAACAAGCTCTCCTGAGTTGTTAGTAAGTTTAAGTTCAATTTTTAAAGGCAGTGATTCGCTTGCGGCAAGCAATGTAATTGGAAGCAATATTTTTAATGTTCTCGTTGTTTTGGGCATAAGCTCATTGATAACACCTCTTAAGGTAAAAAGCAGAATAGTTAGGAGGGATGTGCCTCTTTTAATGGCAATTTCATCTGCAGTTTGGGCTATGTCATCAACAGGCTTATTAACATTGCAAGCAGGGATATTTCTAATATTTTGTTTAATCTTAAATACATTATGGGAAATCAACACCATGAATGAGAAAGGGGAGGAGACAAAAGATGCTGAACCAGAGATAGAAGAATTAACGGATAACTATAAAGGGAAGCTTAATATCCTACTAAAGTTAATATTGGGAATATTTCTTTTAAGCTTTGGTTCAAATATTTTAGTAAATGGTTCTCAAACGCTTGCTAATCTTTTGGGTGTAAATGAAATTGTTATCGGTTTAACTATCGTAGCAACTGGGACATCTTTACCAGAATTAGTAACTTCAATAATTGCTGCATTTAAAGGTAAAACAGATCTTGCGATTGGGAATGTAGTAGGAAGCAATTTGCTCAATCAACTACTTATCCTTGGAAGTTGCAGTATTTTTTCAGGATTTAAAGGTTTAGTAATTGAACAAAGTCTAATAAAAGTTGACTTACCTTTTATGGTTTTAACTACCTTTGCATGTTTACCAATTTTCTGGAGCAAAGGGAAAATCACCAGAATTGAAGGATTTATTTTGCTTAACCTTTATATTTTCTACATTCTCGATAAGATTCTTTTCCTGAATGGATTTAACTTCCTTTCTGAGTTAAGGATAGGATTATTTATTTATTTTGCTTTACTTACAGTGTTTCTGATAGTTCAAGAAAAATTAAAATTTTCTAATTCATAA
- the hisIE gene encoding bifunctional phosphoribosyl-AMP cyclohydrolase/phosphoribosyl-ATP diphosphatase HisIE, whose translation MTYSTNFSIEDLRFDNYGLIPAIAQDWLDGSILMLAWMNKESLTMTLETKNVHYWSRSRSEIWRKGATSGSTQILKEIRFDCDNDALILLIEQNGSGACHTGEKSCFFNEIKINQSDKKEKKTTPFSNICSELFNTINERSINPSEKSYTNHLLTKGSNTILKKIGEESAEFIMACKDNDKNSISNEAADLIYHLQVALMHKGVNWRDVLAVLESRRNNN comes from the coding sequence ATGACTTATTCAACTAATTTTTCGATAGAGGATCTACGCTTTGATAATTATGGATTAATCCCTGCAATAGCACAAGATTGGCTTGACGGATCAATTCTTATGCTTGCTTGGATGAACAAAGAATCTTTGACAATGACACTTGAAACCAAAAACGTTCATTATTGGAGTAGATCAAGATCCGAAATTTGGAGAAAAGGAGCTACAAGTGGAAGTACCCAAATACTTAAGGAGATAAGATTCGACTGCGATAATGATGCACTAATCCTTTTGATTGAACAAAATGGTTCAGGAGCATGTCACACTGGCGAAAAAAGTTGTTTTTTCAACGAAATCAAAATTAATCAAAGTGATAAAAAAGAGAAAAAAACAACTCCCTTCTCAAATATTTGCTCTGAATTATTTAATACAATTAACGAAAGATCAATAAATCCATCGGAAAAAAGTTACACAAATCATCTTTTAACAAAAGGTAGCAACACTATTTTAAAAAAAATAGGAGAGGAATCTGCAGAATTTATAATGGCTTGCAAAGATAATGATAAAAATTCAATCTCAAATGAAGCTGCTGATTTAATTTATCATTTACAGGTAGCTCTTATGCACAAGGGAGTTAACTGGAGAGATGTACTTGCTGTTCTAGAATCAAGAAGAAATAATAATTAA
- a CDS encoding YciI family protein has protein sequence MEKFVVFGEYCEDAIIKRGPFREQHLNRLKNLKDRDILVTLGPTKCTKYLFGIFNANDANELKDLIEDDIYWEKGIWINYDVYPWIQAF, from the coding sequence ATGGAAAAGTTTGTAGTTTTTGGAGAGTACTGTGAAGATGCCATTATTAAAAGGGGCCCGTTTCGTGAACAACATCTAAATAGACTTAAAAACTTAAAAGATCGAGATATTCTAGTTACATTAGGGCCAACTAAATGTACCAAATATTTGTTTGGAATTTTTAATGCAAATGATGCAAATGAGTTGAAAGATCTTATTGAGGATGATATATATTGGGAAAAAGGTATATGGATTAATTATGATGTTTATCCTTGGATTCAGGCATTTTAA
- the pyrC gene encoding dihydroorotase produces the protein MKTLTIIKPDDWHLHLREGLVLKNIIHFTSEYFGRAIVMPNTKVPITSIKSAISYKKSIIEALPESSKFKPLMTMYLTDETDKGELINGFKNNVFFAAKLYPANATTNSSHGVRKIENLYKIFESMQDSGMPLLIHGEVTDSEVDVFDREEVFIDKELSQITKRFPKLKIVLEHITTSYAVNFVKENNIGATITPHHLHINRNAMFFGGLNSDFYCLPVAKRENNRLALRKAATSGEKCFFLGTDSAPHLRKWKAFCGCAGIFNSPVAIESYLTVFEEEDALDNFEKFASLNGPNFYNVPPNKEKLKLVSRPNKIKEFIDVIQEKNTVGQIKPFHAGETLQWQVEGKLI, from the coding sequence TTGAAGACTTTAACCATAATAAAACCTGATGATTGGCATTTACATCTAAGAGAAGGTCTTGTATTAAAAAATATCATTCATTTTACTTCAGAATATTTTGGGAGAGCCATTGTCATGCCAAATACTAAAGTTCCCATAACATCAATTAAAAGCGCTATTTCTTATAAGAAATCTATTATTGAAGCGTTGCCAGAAAGTTCTAAGTTTAAACCCCTAATGACAATGTATCTTACAGATGAAACTGATAAAGGAGAATTAATAAATGGTTTTAAAAATAATGTCTTTTTTGCTGCAAAATTATATCCTGCTAACGCTACAACAAATTCCAGTCATGGAGTAAGGAAAATAGAAAATTTATATAAGATCTTTGAATCAATGCAAGATTCTGGAATGCCTCTTTTAATTCATGGGGAAGTGACTGATTCTGAAGTAGATGTATTCGATAGAGAAGAAGTTTTTATAGACAAAGAACTCTCTCAAATCACTAAAAGATTTCCAAAATTAAAAATCGTTTTAGAACATATAACTACCTCTTATGCAGTGAATTTTGTTAAGGAAAATAATATTGGAGCAACTATCACTCCGCATCATTTACATATCAATAGAAATGCAATGTTTTTTGGAGGTTTAAATAGTGATTTTTACTGCTTACCAGTTGCTAAGAGGGAAAATAATAGACTTGCTTTAAGAAAAGCTGCAACAAGTGGGGAAAAATGTTTTTTCTTGGGAACTGACTCCGCTCCACATCTTAGGAAGTGGAAAGCTTTTTGTGGATGCGCAGGTATTTTTAATTCACCAGTTGCAATAGAAAGCTATTTAACGGTATTTGAAGAGGAGGATGCTCTAGATAATTTTGAAAAGTTTGCAAGTTTGAATGGCCCTAATTTTTATAATGTGCCCCCAAATAAAGAAAAATTAAAATTAGTGTCTAGACCTAATAAAATTAAAGAATTTATTGATGTTATTCAAGAAAAAAATACTGTAGGACAAATAAAACCATTTCATGCAGGTGAAACTTTACAATGGCAAGTGGAAGGGAAATTAATTTAA
- a CDS encoding sigma-70 family RNA polymerase sigma factor has translation MSSLSDFLGEIGRHQLLTPERELTMGRKVQEMVVLVNRCQEAGGKGPACEYSEAERKKIKIGEKAKNEMITANLRLVVNLAKRYQGKGLELLDLIQEGTLGLTRAVEKYDPSRGHRFSTYAYWWIRQGLNRALSTQSRTIRIPVNINEKLTKLRSAKSKLMQLKGIPPSTDELAEEMKITKEEIDELLSCELRSITVSLQGTVKSKSDPSELVDILPSDQTPPMELAELAERTASAWKLLDKANLTEKERKIVSLRFGLDGSNEWRTLAEVARHMSCSREYCRQVVQRALRKLRKAGIQNGLVDSIS, from the coding sequence GTGAGTTCATTAAGCGATTTTCTTGGTGAAATAGGTCGGCATCAACTTTTGACGCCGGAGAGAGAACTCACTATGGGCAGAAAAGTCCAAGAAATGGTTGTGCTTGTTAATAGATGTCAAGAAGCAGGTGGCAAAGGGCCCGCTTGTGAATATTCCGAAGCAGAAAGGAAAAAGATCAAAATTGGTGAAAAGGCAAAAAATGAGATGATAACCGCCAACTTAAGACTAGTAGTTAACCTTGCTAAGAGATATCAAGGCAAGGGACTAGAACTGCTGGACTTAATTCAGGAAGGAACATTAGGTCTTACAAGGGCTGTAGAAAAATATGATCCCTCTAGGGGGCATAGATTTTCCACCTATGCTTATTGGTGGATCAGGCAAGGATTAAATAGAGCATTATCAACTCAAAGTAGAACTATCAGGATACCTGTAAATATTAATGAAAAACTCACAAAATTAAGATCAGCAAAATCAAAACTTATGCAACTTAAGGGCATTCCACCCTCGACTGATGAGCTAGCTGAAGAGATGAAAATCACCAAGGAAGAAATTGATGAACTTCTTTCCTGTGAATTGAGAAGCATTACTGTTAGTCTCCAAGGTACTGTCAAATCAAAGTCAGATCCCTCTGAGCTAGTTGATATTCTTCCAAGTGATCAAACTCCACCAATGGAATTAGCCGAATTAGCCGAAAGGACAGCCTCAGCCTGGAAGTTATTAGATAAAGCAAATTTAACTGAAAAGGAAAGAAAAATAGTAAGTCTAAGATTTGGTTTAGATGGTTCTAACGAATGGAGAACTTTAGCTGAAGTTGCAAGGCATATGAGTTGTAGCAGGGAATATTGTCGACAAGTCGTTCAACGTGCTTTAAGAAAACTTAGAAAAGCAGGAATACAGAATGGGCTGGTTGATAGTATTAGCTAA
- a CDS encoding YkvA family protein — protein sequence MTENYKNKEKIYDAEVLESSTFDENIIIKILIKAGRTIAKPALEVLEMAIDPFTPAQVRVSLMAALAYLIMPFDLFPDFMPLVGFSDDFVALTAVLSIWSKYMTPSIRARAETKLNKLFPFY from the coding sequence ATGACAGAGAATTACAAAAACAAAGAAAAAATTTATGATGCTGAAGTTTTAGAAAGCTCAACATTTGATGAGAATATCATTATCAAGATTCTTATTAAAGCAGGAAGAACAATTGCAAAGCCTGCACTAGAGGTTTTGGAGATGGCTATAGATCCTTTTACTCCAGCACAAGTAAGAGTTTCCTTAATGGCTGCCCTAGCTTATTTAATTATGCCATTTGACCTTTTCCCTGACTTTATGCCATTAGTTGGTTTTAGTGATGATTTTGTTGCCCTCACAGCCGTACTTAGTATATGGAGCAAATATATGACTCCTTCAATTAGAGCGAGAGCAGAGACCAAGCTTAATAAGTTATTCCCTTTTTATTAA
- a CDS encoding DUF3007 family protein: protein MTKGKVIQIGLFISLIGLISYKFAPQIGIDNFTATTLSSCILILIVITWVTSYVYRVVNGKMTFMEQRKRYRKEYEKVVNDKLETKFNALPKEEQQKLMQDLEKNP from the coding sequence TTGACTAAAGGTAAAGTTATACAAATAGGTTTATTTATTTCATTAATAGGATTAATTAGTTATAAATTTGCCCCCCAAATTGGTATCGACAATTTTACAGCCACTACTCTATCAAGTTGTATCCTGATTTTGATTGTTATTACTTGGGTAACATCTTATGTTTATAGAGTTGTAAATGGAAAAATGACTTTTATGGAACAAAGGAAGCGTTATAGAAAAGAGTATGAAAAAGTTGTTAATGATAAACTAGAAACCAAATTCAACGCATTGCCAAAGGAAGAGCAGCAAAAATTAATGCAAGATCTAGAGAAAAATCCATAA
- a CDS encoding AbrB family transcriptional regulator produces MLTGSDLLAKVKELGDVSKSDLVRACGYVSTKKNGGERLNFTAFYEALLEAKGVNLGESGVAGIGKGGRKLSYIATVQGNGNLLIGKAYTALLDLKAGDEFEIKLGKKQIRLLPTEES; encoded by the coding sequence ATGCTAACTGGAAGCGATCTCCTTGCAAAAGTTAAAGAACTTGGTGATGTTAGCAAATCTGACCTAGTTCGCGCCTGTGGATACGTTTCCACTAAGAAAAATGGAGGTGAACGTCTAAATTTTACAGCATTTTATGAAGCACTTCTAGAAGCAAAAGGAGTCAATCTTGGTGAATCTGGAGTTGCAGGTATTGGGAAAGGAGGAAGAAAGCTAAGTTATATTGCAACAGTTCAAGGAAACGGAAATCTTTTGATTGGGAAAGCATATACAGCACTTTTAGATTTAAAGGCTGGTGATGAATTTGAAATTAAGCTTGGAAAAAAACAAATCAGATTATTACCTACAGAAGAATCTTAA
- a CDS encoding 6-carboxytetrahydropterin synthase, with amino-acid sequence MYIHSLKFSCSKSYEDFPCSHRQWRHEGHCRFVHGYSRSFTFWFTAKKLDLNGFVVDFSSLKPLENRLKEQFDHTFLINKDDPLLNYWEQLHDLDALDLRIMDNVGMEFTSKLIWRWANEYLQDKDNGRTCCWKTESKENKSNKASYEKIPDWFKS; translated from the coding sequence ATGTATATTCATTCTCTGAAATTTTCATGCAGCAAAAGTTACGAGGATTTTCCCTGTTCACATAGGCAATGGCGCCATGAAGGTCACTGCAGATTTGTGCATGGATATTCAAGATCATTCACCTTTTGGTTCACTGCAAAAAAATTAGACCTAAATGGGTTTGTTGTCGATTTTTCAAGTTTAAAGCCCCTAGAAAATAGACTAAAGGAGCAATTTGACCATACTTTTCTAATAAACAAAGATGACCCTTTGCTGAATTACTGGGAACAATTACATGACTTAGATGCTTTAGATCTGAGAATTATGGATAATGTGGGAATGGAGTTCACCTCTAAATTAATTTGGAGATGGGCTAATGAATATTTACAGGATAAGGATAATGGCAGAACATGTTGTTGGAAAACAGAATCAAAAGAAAATAAATCGAATAAAGCAAGTTATGAGAAAATTCCTGATTGGTTCAAATCTTAG
- the gorA gene encoding glutathione-disulfide reductase, translating to MEFEFDLIVVGAGSGGLAAAKRAASYGAKVAIIEANQIGGTCVIRGCVPKKLMVYAAKSKKNMDSSEGYGLKNEGINFESNILLKNVREEVSRLSNLHRNSLKKLNITIFEGLGRFITQNELEIICSNTKKIKNKISSKKILISVGGKPKKLNIPGIDLAWTSDDIFELEKFPKSLLIVGGGYIACEFASIFRNLGTEVTQLIRGKHLLNGFDEDLSLCLEESPTFTDIKIISNAQLKSIDRVNGNLESTLESGDKLLTNNILIATGREPNLLPLNLDFLNLKMDGQYLDVDELNQTSNANIFAVGDIINKPNLTPVAIEQGRVFSDNFFNDQKRKVNYEYIPKAVFTIPEISTVGLSEKRAKEIYSEKNIKIFKCKFTPMSNTFKKNKSKCMLKIVVHKLTDKVLGCHMFGETSSEIIQMVSVSLNAGITKKDFDITMALHPTISEEFVTMYG from the coding sequence TTGGAATTTGAATTTGATTTAATTGTTGTTGGCGCTGGATCTGGAGGACTCGCTGCGGCTAAACGTGCGGCTAGTTATGGAGCAAAAGTCGCAATCATAGAAGCAAATCAAATAGGAGGAACTTGTGTGATAAGGGGATGTGTGCCAAAGAAATTAATGGTTTATGCAGCCAAAAGTAAAAAAAATATGGATTCTTCTGAAGGATATGGATTAAAAAATGAAGGTATTAATTTTGAATCAAATATTTTGTTGAAGAACGTTAGAGAGGAGGTTTCTAGATTAAGTAATTTACATAGAAATTCTTTAAAAAAGTTGAATATAACTATTTTTGAAGGCTTAGGAAGATTTATTACTCAAAATGAATTAGAAATTATTTGTTCAAACACAAAGAAAATTAAAAACAAAATAAGTTCAAAAAAAATTCTTATTTCAGTTGGAGGTAAACCAAAGAAATTAAATATTCCTGGAATAGATTTGGCATGGACTAGTGATGATATTTTTGAATTAGAAAAGTTTCCTAAATCATTATTAATAGTGGGAGGTGGATATATTGCTTGTGAATTTGCTTCTATTTTCAGAAATTTAGGTACAGAAGTAACTCAATTAATAAGAGGTAAACATTTACTTAATGGTTTTGATGAGGATCTTTCTCTATGCCTAGAGGAATCACCTACTTTTACTGATATCAAAATAATCTCCAATGCTCAATTGAAGTCTATCGACAGAGTAAATGGAAATTTGGAATCGACCTTAGAATCGGGGGATAAACTCCTAACTAATAATATCCTTATTGCTACAGGAAGAGAACCAAATCTTTTGCCTTTAAATTTAGATTTTTTAAATCTAAAGATGGATGGCCAATATTTAGATGTTGATGAACTTAATCAAACAAGCAATGCAAATATTTTTGCAGTCGGCGATATCATAAATAAACCAAACTTAACTCCAGTAGCAATAGAACAAGGGAGAGTTTTTTCAGATAATTTTTTTAATGACCAAAAAAGAAAGGTAAATTATGAATATATTCCTAAGGCCGTTTTTACTATTCCTGAAATTTCAACAGTTGGCTTAAGTGAGAAAAGAGCTAAAGAGATTTACTCTGAAAAAAATATAAAAATTTTCAAATGCAAATTTACCCCTATGTCTAATACCTTTAAAAAGAATAAATCAAAATGTATGTTGAAGATTGTTGTTCATAAGCTAACTGACAAAGTACTGGGATGTCATATGTTTGGAGAAACATCATCTGAGATTATTCAAATGGTATCAGTTTCATTAAATGCAGGAATAACAAAAAAAGATTTTGACATTACTATGGCTTTGCACCCAACTATCTCAGAAGAATTTGTGACTATGTATGGATAA